In one Oligoflexia bacterium genomic region, the following are encoded:
- a CDS encoding polymer-forming cytoskeletal protein — protein MAHFHIVKPPQPPEPETGTINAVLDKGAEFEGKLTFEGTVRIGGKFKGEIFTNDVLVISEGAEVTAQIDAAVVIVSGVVNGNIFARERVVAHPPAVIRGTVTTPRLRIDEGVVFEGSTSMPRDN, from the coding sequence TTGGCCCACTTTCATATTGTAAAACCACCTCAACCGCCCGAACCAGAAACTGGAACCATTAATGCTGTTTTAGATAAAGGTGCGGAATTTGAAGGAAAGCTTACTTTTGAGGGTACCGTTCGTATTGGTGGAAAATTTAAAGGCGAAATATTTACAAATGACGTGCTTGTGATCAGTGAGGGCGCTGAAGTAACAGCGCAAATTGACGCAGCGGTGGTGATCGTTTCTGGCGTCGTAAACGGAAATATCTTTGCTCGTGAACGTGTTGTTGCGCATCCTCCTGCAGTAATTAGGGGGACAGTTACAACGCCCCGTCTCAGAATTGATGAAGGAGTTGTTTTTGAAGGTTCAACCAGTATGCCTCGAGATAATTAA
- a CDS encoding ParB/RepB/Spo0J family partition protein, with the protein MAESKEPQKRSLGRGLSSLFGDDVVDEFRSTPPGTPLVAPLSAPIKQALTAEFADNIPDNQRVWQIDIEKLAANVYQPRKQFVSEKIQELAASIKEKGILQPIVARKIGQDQFEIIAGERRWRAAQLAGLQKVPVILKEVQNQESLELALIENLQRHDLNPIEEGEAFQQLCDEFGLSQQEVAQKVGKDRATVANTLRLLGLSPEVKQMLAQGEISAGHAKALLALTDPIKQRELAKKITSEKLTVRAAEKLVQTATKRSANAQGLEVNVAAKLVKGLQDDLAKTLGTKVEIAYNKGQGTISVKFYSDEDLTRIIERIKR; encoded by the coding sequence ATGGCTGAATCAAAAGAACCTCAAAAGCGCTCATTGGGCCGTGGATTAAGTAGTCTTTTTGGAGATGACGTTGTTGATGAATTTCGAAGCACACCTCCGGGAACGCCGCTTGTGGCGCCACTTTCAGCGCCTATTAAACAAGCATTAACTGCGGAGTTTGCAGATAATATTCCTGATAATCAACGAGTATGGCAAATCGATATTGAGAAACTGGCTGCCAATGTTTATCAACCACGTAAGCAGTTTGTTTCTGAAAAAATTCAAGAACTCGCAGCATCTATTAAAGAAAAAGGAATTTTACAGCCAATCGTTGCTCGTAAAATCGGACAAGATCAATTTGAAATTATCGCAGGCGAAAGACGCTGGAGAGCGGCACAATTAGCTGGATTACAAAAAGTTCCTGTTATTTTAAAGGAAGTACAAAATCAAGAAAGCTTAGAACTGGCACTTATAGAAAATCTTCAGCGCCATGATTTAAATCCCATTGAAGAAGGCGAAGCTTTTCAGCAACTTTGCGATGAATTTGGTCTTAGTCAGCAAGAAGTTGCACAAAAAGTCGGAAAAGATCGTGCAACTGTTGCAAATACGCTGCGTCTTCTTGGTCTTTCTCCAGAGGTAAAGCAAATGCTCGCGCAAGGTGAAATTTCAGCCGGCCATGCAAAAGCACTTTTAGCTTTAACGGATCCGATTAAACAAAGAGAGTTAGCGAAAAAAATAACAAGTGAAAAACTAACTGTAAGAGCCGCTGAGAAGCTTGTCCAAACCGCCACAAAACGCTCGGCCAATGCACAAGGGTTAGAGGTAAATGTTGCGGCCAAGCTAGTCAAAGGTCTTCAAGATGACCTCGCAAAGACCCTAGGAACAAAAGTTGAAATCGCCTACAATAAAGGCCAGGGTACGATATCAGTGAAATTCTACAGCGATGAAGATCTGACTCGCATTATTGAACGCATCAAAAGATAG
- a CDS encoding RsmG family class I SAM-dependent methyltransferase: MANAAQWRIRTWFPDLDERACERLRIFQLELIRVHQIISLISANTSEFADRLHFADSILGCRLILPQILKEKEIWDLGSGGGFPGVIMAILRPDLRVLCIDTDEKKTEFIKNTAKRLELDNLTARKSRVEDIEKGSISCAMERGLGSVERNLGFGTEPFSLNCLFFHFKGLEWEKEILIQPKVISTWNISVLGHYNLPTGDETPKYQAPDVKTIVLTKKIK, translated from the coding sequence ATGGCAAACGCAGCACAATGGAGAATTAGAACTTGGTTTCCAGACCTTGATGAAAGGGCTTGTGAGCGATTACGTATTTTTCAGTTAGAACTAATTCGAGTTCATCAAATTATATCTCTCATCTCTGCAAACACCTCTGAATTTGCAGATCGACTTCATTTTGCAGACTCAATACTAGGATGTCGCCTAATTTTGCCCCAGATACTAAAAGAAAAGGAAATTTGGGATCTTGGTTCAGGTGGTGGATTCCCCGGAGTTATAATGGCAATCTTGCGACCCGATCTTCGCGTACTATGCATTGATACAGATGAGAAAAAAACCGAGTTTATTAAAAACACAGCTAAAAGACTTGAACTAGACAATCTGACTGCGCGTAAATCAAGAGTAGAAGATATTGAAAAAGGCTCGATCTCTTGTGCGATGGAGCGTGGACTTGGATCAGTTGAGCGAAACTTAGGATTTGGTACAGAGCCATTTAGTTTAAACTGTCTTTTCTTTCATTTTAAGGGTTTAGAGTGGGAAAAAGAGATCTTAATTCAACCAAAAGTGATTTCCACGTGGAACATTTCAGTTTTAGGGCACTATAACCTACCCACAGGAGATGAGACTCCTAAGTATCAAGCTCCTGACGTCAAAACCATTGTATTAACTAAAAAAATTAAATAA
- a CDS encoding AAA family ATPase has translation MSRTICIANQKGGVGKTTTSVNLAASLAKSGKSVLLIDLDPQGNASSGLGIKRHEFNDKNIYHVLIGQMSINQAKTATSVANLDLVVANSDLIGAEIELVDAESREYRLKNALVEVANAYQFVIIDCPPSLGLLTVNALTAANTFLVPLQCEYYALEGLSQLLNTAGLIKKKLNPDLRIEGIVLTMFDARNNLSHQVVSEIQTHFGDKVFKSIIPRNVRLSEAPSHGKPILDYDEKSIGARRYSELADELVRRIQGVQLNG, from the coding sequence ATGAGTAGAACAATTTGCATAGCCAATCAAAAAGGTGGCGTAGGCAAAACAACCACTTCGGTTAACCTTGCAGCGTCACTAGCCAAATCTGGTAAGTCAGTACTACTCATAGATTTAGATCCACAAGGAAATGCCTCCAGTGGGTTAGGCATAAAACGCCATGAATTCAATGATAAGAACATTTATCATGTACTCATTGGCCAAATGAGTATCAACCAAGCCAAAACAGCCACTTCGGTGGCTAACCTCGATCTAGTAGTCGCAAATAGTGATCTAATTGGAGCAGAGATTGAACTTGTTGACGCGGAGAGTCGCGAATACAGATTAAAAAACGCCTTAGTTGAAGTGGCAAACGCCTATCAATTTGTAATTATAGATTGTCCGCCCTCATTAGGACTACTCACTGTAAATGCATTAACTGCCGCAAATACATTTTTGGTTCCACTTCAGTGTGAATACTACGCGCTTGAAGGTTTGAGCCAATTACTCAATACAGCGGGCCTCATTAAGAAGAAATTAAATCCTGACTTACGAATTGAGGGCATTGTACTCACAATGTTTGATGCTCGTAATAATTTAAGTCACCAAGTTGTGAGCGAAATTCAAACTCATTTTGGCGATAAAGTTTTTAAATCAATCATTCCTCGTAACGTACGTTTAAGCGAAGCCCCTAGTCACGGAAAACCAATTTTAGATTATGACGAAAAATCAATCGGTGCTCGTCGTTATTCAGAACTAGCGGATGAACTTGTCCGTCGCATTCAAGGAGTACAACTCAATGGCTGA
- the mfd gene encoding transcription-repair coupling factor, with product MSSTELSPILSSLNRALDSHKSQISMVGCTQPTFLAWLLGQDHKPQKSRLIICPNHKIALALAHDLSALFPNQKPILLEPFDESPYSGLYPSNTCIQSRTHFLWRAQKAKANEVFISGIEALLQKTVPIEIFSKYEVVLKKGEEIDLDTLCRQLGECGYEATPLVEDGGTFSRRGDILDIFSPAHAHPIRLELFGDQIESIRFFDIQSQRSEEEAPTAVVTPAREIILSKDSIERAKKNIKILCDEHGVKKDIRESLTLPLDQGIFPHGIDYWVSSFYENAQSPLEVFKPTPQVFWLDAMEITRSADGLFEQYRDKFREQIKSQNAAPDPTDLYVSLESFTTLTQNISIKINQVHLEDQTSAETEVISCKVFDVSELSTVVRAARESKKDFIQPAVDKILSWKNDGYHCFLWTGTQTQAQRIKYLFESHGAAAEIIEDQEIQWSTWRKMQSAQQNLIHIISRPLTSSARFVDEKLIFLREEDIFGSRVHREQKKSKGTLDQRTRSLSFGDLNPGDLIAHTLHGVGVYEGLKKIAVQGVENEFIQLKYKDNDKLYLPVYRIAQIQKFSGVGGSAIIDRLGSTSWQKAKIKVRSSLKDLASDLLALYSRRASTPGYSFSQPDDDFREFEATFPFDETPDQAKAIEDVLDDMQKNSPMDRLVCGDVGFGKTEVAIRAAYKAVQDKKQVAVLVPTTILAFQHFQNFKKRFQDVAVSVGMISRFSTPAQVKKDLLNLQEGKLDILIGTHRLLSKDISFKDLGLLVVDEEQKFGVTHKEKIKRMRSQVDVLTLSATPIPRTLNMGLMGIRDLSIINTPPEDRMSIRTFISRFDDETIRKAITGEVKRGGQVFFIHNRVQSIYGFADQIRQIAPDVKMRVAHGQMPDDELERTMLDFYNHEFDVLICTTIIESGLDIPTANTIIIDRADTFGLSQLYQLRGRVGRSKERAYAYLLIPPQGVVDKTALERLKIIQEYTDLGSGFHIAHHDLELRGSGNILGDDQSGHIAAVGYELYMELLEQALSEAKGESQEEEIEPEINLRIPALFPDSYIEDIRIRLAYYKALSEITDEGDLDRIELELVDRFGQMPEQVTNLFGVMLIRKFCKDLGVRDISSGPKNLSLVFTNATKVKPEAVIKLAINDSKKYQITPDQKLIIRMNSVGWPPILEELKGLKKILF from the coding sequence ATGAGTTCGACTGAGCTAAGCCCCATCTTATCATCTCTCAATAGAGCTTTGGACTCTCACAAATCTCAGATCAGTATGGTTGGTTGCACACAACCAACTTTTTTGGCCTGGCTTTTAGGTCAAGATCATAAGCCTCAAAAATCAAGACTTATTATTTGCCCGAACCACAAGATCGCCCTGGCCTTGGCACATGATCTTTCAGCGCTATTTCCAAATCAAAAACCCATTTTACTTGAACCCTTTGATGAATCTCCATACTCAGGGCTTTACCCAAGTAACACTTGTATACAATCGCGCACTCATTTTTTATGGCGCGCTCAAAAAGCAAAAGCAAATGAAGTTTTTATTTCAGGCATTGAAGCGCTTCTTCAAAAAACAGTACCTATCGAAATATTTTCTAAATATGAAGTCGTCCTTAAAAAAGGTGAAGAAATAGATCTTGATACGTTGTGTAGGCAACTTGGTGAATGTGGATATGAAGCCACACCACTAGTAGAAGATGGTGGAACTTTTTCAAGGCGCGGTGATATTCTTGATATATTTAGCCCTGCACATGCACATCCAATTCGTCTTGAGCTTTTTGGAGATCAAATTGAGAGTATAAGATTTTTTGATATTCAATCACAACGCTCTGAAGAAGAAGCCCCAACTGCTGTCGTAACACCCGCTCGCGAGATCATTTTGTCAAAAGACTCCATTGAGCGTGCCAAGAAAAATATCAAAATTCTCTGTGATGAACACGGTGTTAAAAAAGATATTCGTGAATCTCTCACATTGCCACTAGATCAGGGTATTTTCCCCCACGGCATTGATTACTGGGTTTCTAGTTTTTATGAAAATGCGCAAAGTCCTTTAGAGGTGTTTAAACCGACGCCTCAAGTTTTTTGGTTAGATGCGATGGAAATCACCAGATCAGCCGATGGTCTCTTTGAACAGTATCGCGATAAATTTCGCGAACAAATCAAAAGCCAAAACGCAGCTCCTGACCCAACTGATCTTTACGTTTCACTTGAGAGCTTTACAACTCTCACACAAAACATCTCAATAAAAATTAATCAAGTACATCTCGAAGATCAAACCTCTGCTGAAACAGAAGTTATTTCTTGTAAGGTATTTGATGTTTCAGAACTCTCAACCGTTGTTAGGGCCGCACGGGAATCAAAAAAAGATTTCATTCAACCCGCTGTAGATAAAATTCTTAGCTGGAAAAACGATGGTTACCACTGCTTTCTCTGGACAGGAACTCAAACCCAAGCTCAACGAATTAAATATCTTTTTGAAAGTCATGGGGCTGCTGCAGAAATCATTGAAGATCAAGAAATTCAATGGAGCACTTGGCGTAAAATGCAAAGTGCCCAACAAAATCTAATTCATATTATTTCACGCCCTCTTACAAGTAGCGCCCGCTTTGTTGATGAGAAACTAATTTTTTTACGAGAAGAAGATATTTTTGGATCACGGGTTCATCGTGAACAAAAAAAATCTAAAGGAACTCTTGATCAAAGAACAAGATCTTTAAGTTTTGGAGATCTAAATCCTGGGGATTTAATCGCCCACACACTTCATGGGGTTGGTGTTTACGAGGGGCTTAAAAAAATCGCCGTTCAAGGAGTTGAAAACGAATTCATTCAACTTAAATACAAAGATAACGACAAACTCTATCTACCCGTCTATCGCATCGCTCAAATTCAAAAATTTTCAGGCGTCGGTGGCTCCGCAATTATTGACAGGCTGGGTTCAACTTCTTGGCAAAAAGCTAAAATCAAAGTTAGAAGCTCGCTTAAAGATCTTGCTAGTGATCTCTTGGCCCTCTACTCGAGACGCGCGTCTACTCCAGGTTATTCTTTTTCACAGCCAGATGATGACTTTAGAGAATTTGAAGCGACATTTCCTTTTGATGAAACTCCTGATCAAGCAAAGGCTATCGAAGACGTACTTGATGACATGCAAAAAAACAGCCCCATGGATCGCCTCGTGTGTGGAGATGTTGGATTTGGAAAAACTGAGGTCGCCATCAGAGCGGCATATAAGGCTGTGCAAGATAAAAAACAAGTCGCTGTCCTTGTGCCAACAACTATTTTAGCTTTTCAACATTTCCAAAATTTCAAAAAAAGATTTCAAGACGTAGCAGTATCCGTAGGAATGATCAGTCGATTCTCAACACCGGCACAGGTGAAAAAAGACCTACTCAACCTTCAAGAGGGAAAGCTCGACATACTCATCGGTACCCACAGACTTTTATCAAAAGACATTTCTTTTAAAGATCTTGGGCTTCTCGTTGTTGATGAAGAACAAAAATTTGGCGTCACCCATAAAGAAAAAATCAAACGCATGCGCTCTCAAGTAGACGTACTTACTTTGAGTGCCACACCAATACCTCGCACACTCAATATGGGACTCATGGGAATAAGAGATCTTTCAATCATTAACACACCTCCAGAAGATCGCATGAGTATACGAACGTTTATTAGTCGCTTTGATGACGAAACAATTCGAAAAGCAATCACTGGAGAAGTAAAACGTGGTGGCCAGGTTTTTTTCATTCATAATCGCGTTCAATCTATTTATGGTTTTGCTGATCAAATCAGACAAATTGCTCCAGATGTAAAAATGCGCGTTGCTCACGGACAAATGCCAGATGATGAACTTGAGCGCACGATGCTTGATTTTTACAACCATGAATTTGACGTACTAATTTGCACAACCATTATTGAATCGGGTCTCGATATTCCAACCGCTAATACCATCATTATAGACCGCGCAGATACCTTTGGTCTTTCTCAACTTTATCAACTCAGAGGGCGCGTGGGGCGAAGTAAAGAACGCGCCTATGCTTACCTACTTATTCCGCCTCAAGGCGTGGTAGATAAAACCGCACTTGAAAGATTAAAAATTATTCAAGAATACACCGATCTTGGAAGTGGCTTTCACATCGCTCATCATGATTTAGAACTCAGAGGCAGTGGCAATATTTTAGGCGATGATCAATCTGGCCACATTGCAGCTGTGGGCTATGAACTTTATATGGAGCTCTTAGAACAAGCGCTTTCAGAGGCCAAGGGTGAATCTCAAGAAGAAGAAATAGAACCAGAAATTAACCTTCGAATTCCCGCGTTATTTCCTGATTCATATATTGAAGATATTCGCATTAGACTTGCGTATTACAAGGCCCTTAGCGAAATCACAGATGAAGGTGATTTAGATCGAATCGAATTAGAGCTTGTAGATCGCTTCGGTCAAATGCCTGAGCAGGTAACTAATCTTTTTGGTGTTATGCTTATACGCAAATTCTGTAAAGACCTTGGCGTAAGAGACATTTCTAGTGGACCTAAAAACCTCTCCCTTGTATTTACCAATGCCACCAAAGTGAAGCCAGAAGCGGTTATAAAGCTTGCTATAAACGATTCTAAAAAATATCAAATTACTCCCGATCAGAAGCTAATAATCCGCATGAATTCAGTAGGTTGGCCGCCTATTTTAGAAGAGTTAAAGGGGCTTAAAAAAATTCTGTTTTAA
- the atpG gene encoding ATP synthase F1 subunit gamma → MPNMKDIRKKISSTKNTQQITKAMKMVSAAKLRRAQNAIVNARPYAYKLHSVISRLASSGSFGHPLMAQVENPKKLLLVVLTSDRGLCGAFNSGIIKFTERYHRANKSKYEIINFIFVGRRGHDYFRKRDIQAVDTITNLVSQIKFDLASDLADRLMNEFTAGGYDEVKVVYNEFKSAISQKVIAETLLPIQPLKAEETINANSEDIIESEDAVLAANYIFEPSPEKILTQLLPKHFAIQIYRAMLESIASEHGSRMSAMDGATRNAGQMIKKLTLSYNKLRQAAITKELMEIVSGAEALK, encoded by the coding sequence GTGCCAAACATGAAGGATATCCGTAAAAAGATATCGAGCACAAAAAACACGCAGCAAATTACAAAGGCCATGAAAATGGTTTCTGCTGCAAAGCTTCGACGAGCGCAAAATGCGATCGTGAATGCTCGTCCTTATGCATATAAGTTGCACTCAGTTATTTCGCGACTTGCATCGAGTGGAAGTTTTGGACACCCATTAATGGCGCAAGTTGAAAATCCGAAAAAACTTTTACTAGTTGTTTTAACCTCAGATCGTGGACTTTGCGGCGCATTTAACAGTGGTATTATCAAGTTCACAGAGCGTTATCACAGAGCTAATAAATCAAAATATGAAATAATTAATTTCATATTTGTAGGCCGTCGTGGACATGATTATTTTAGGAAGCGAGATATTCAAGCGGTTGATACAATTACAAATCTTGTGAGCCAAATTAAATTTGATTTAGCATCAGATCTTGCAGATCGTTTGATGAATGAATTCACAGCCGGTGGTTACGACGAAGTAAAAGTGGTTTACAATGAATTTAAATCTGCAATTAGTCAAAAAGTCATTGCTGAGACACTACTGCCTATTCAGCCTTTAAAAGCGGAAGAGACTATAAACGCAAATTCTGAAGATATAATTGAGAGTGAAGATGCTGTTTTAGCGGCTAATTATATTTTTGAACCATCACCTGAAAAAATTCTAACTCAACTTTTACCAAAGCATTTCGCTATTCAAATTTACAGAGCAATGCTTGAGAGTATTGCAAGCGAACATGGTTCACGAATGTCAGCTATGGATGGGGCGACTCGCAATGCGGGTCAAATGATTAAAAAACTGACACTCAGTTATAATAAATTAAGACAAGCAGCTATTACTAAAGAATTGATGGAAATTGTCAGCGGCGCTGAAGCCCTGAAATAA
- a CDS encoding F0F1 ATP synthase subunit epsilon, whose translation MLQLSLVTPSKKLLTDVEVESVFVPAHRGELNILEGHAPLMSTLETGILRYKLPNENKFNLVAISWGYLEVSKDRIAVLAETAETVEEIDVERARAALSKAEKALTSTDLEQGDFKKQQLKLQRAIIRTQLTGGDDMTAAAEKKGH comes from the coding sequence ATGCTGCAATTGTCTTTGGTGACACCCTCTAAGAAATTGTTAACAGATGTCGAAGTGGAGTCTGTGTTCGTGCCCGCTCATCGAGGCGAACTTAATATTTTAGAAGGACACGCTCCACTCATGTCTACTCTTGAAACAGGAATTCTTCGTTATAAGTTACCAAATGAAAATAAATTTAACTTAGTGGCAATTAGTTGGGGATATCTTGAAGTATCTAAAGACAGAATTGCGGTTTTAGCTGAAACGGCGGAGACAGTAGAAGAGATTGATGTTGAGCGTGCGCGAGCGGCACTATCAAAAGCAGAAAAAGCGCTTACAAGTACGGATCTTGAGCAAGGTGATTTTAAAAAACAACAACTTAAACTTCAAAGAGCCATCATTCGTACACAACTTACGGGTGGAGATGACATGACTGCGGCTGCTGAGAAAAAAGGTCACTAA
- a CDS encoding ATP synthase F0 subunit B codes for MIKNKNKDRIFLLTLLTAMIVVSLAAFAESGSHASGANHGVPKIVYYQALNFFGLLIILYFVVKNKVSGYFSARHKTLTAAITEAQRMRTEAAKMHEEYSVKIQNLEREAGQMLEQMKLEGKEAKQRLLDEAKKLVENIEREAKRTAQNELDRAKAELYDDVLQQALDGARTLLTNTVVDNDQRRLQKEFVEKIEAVQ; via the coding sequence GTGATAAAAAATAAAAACAAAGACCGTATTTTTTTACTAACACTTCTCACAGCGATGATTGTTGTTAGCCTTGCAGCATTTGCTGAAAGTGGTAGCCATGCAAGTGGTGCAAATCACGGCGTACCAAAGATTGTTTATTACCAAGCGCTTAATTTTTTTGGTCTTCTAATCATTTTATATTTCGTCGTAAAAAATAAAGTCAGTGGTTATTTTTCTGCTCGTCATAAAACGTTGACTGCGGCGATCACAGAAGCCCAGCGCATGAGAACTGAAGCGGCGAAAATGCATGAAGAGTATTCTGTTAAAATTCAAAATCTTGAGCGTGAAGCCGGGCAAATGCTAGAGCAGATGAAGCTTGAGGGTAAAGAAGCAAAACAAAGATTATTAGATGAAGCGAAAAAACTTGTAGAAAATATCGAGCGTGAAGCAAAAAGAACTGCACAAAATGAACTTGATAGAGCAAAAGCAGAACTTTATGACGACGTACTTCAACAGGCCTTAGATGGTGCTCGCACACTGCTTACCAACACGGTCGTTGATAACGATCAACGACGACTTCAAAAAGAATTCGTAGAGAAAATTGAGGCTGTGCAATGA
- the atpH gene encoding ATP synthase F1 subunit delta, whose translation MKSQEASQRYARALYKLAAETKQVELILNEVREFNLSLEKDTEVHSFFTGPSVRSENQKKVLDALFEKKNFSEAVRGFLLLLADKRRFSLLPGIVASLEAAVDASSGISRGSVESATTLFPEERQKLEATISRYTGKKAVLEYDENKKLLGGLVAQVGSFRFDDSLETQLRLMKDALKNRRAN comes from the coding sequence ATGAAATCACAAGAAGCATCACAGCGATATGCTCGCGCGCTCTATAAGCTTGCCGCTGAAACCAAACAAGTAGAGTTAATACTTAATGAAGTTCGCGAATTTAACTTAAGTTTGGAAAAAGACACAGAAGTGCACTCTTTTTTTACGGGGCCTTCGGTGCGATCAGAAAATCAGAAAAAAGTTTTAGACGCACTTTTTGAAAAGAAAAATTTCTCAGAAGCTGTTCGTGGATTTTTATTACTACTCGCAGACAAAAGACGATTTTCTTTATTGCCAGGAATAGTTGCATCTTTAGAGGCTGCGGTTGATGCCTCAAGTGGAATTTCTCGAGGCAGCGTAGAGAGTGCAACTACATTATTTCCTGAGGAAAGACAAAAACTCGAAGCAACAATTTCACGCTATACGGGTAAAAAAGCAGTTTTGGAATACGACGAAAATAAAAAACTCCTTGGCGGCCTTGTCGCTCAAGTGGGTAGCTTTAGATTTGATGACAGTCTTGAGACGCAATTGCGTCTTATGAAAGATGCTTTAAAAAATAGGAGAGCCAACTAA
- the atpD gene encoding F0F1 ATP synthase subunit beta has translation MVEGRVKQVLGPIVDVEFESGQLPAIFNALKLTNPGIDNRPDNLVLEVAQHLGENTVRTISMDSTEGLVRGTKVKDTGNQIMMPVGRETLGRILNVIGEPVDEAGPINAKKHNPIHREAPTFEEQSTEVQMLMTGIKVVDLLAPYSRGGKIGLFGGAGVGKTVLIQELIRNIATEHGGFSVFAGVGERTREGNDLWMEMKESGVLAKTSLVFGQMNEPPGARARVALSALTVAEYFRDEERQDVLLFVDNIFRFTQAGSEVSALLGRIPSAVGYQPTLATEMGELQERITTTNKGSITSVQAVYVPADDYTDPAPATTFAHLDATTNLSRQIAELGIYPAVDPLASTSRILTPDVVGEEHYRVAREVQKTLQTYKDLQDIIAILGMDELSEEQRLIVNRARKIQRFLSQPFFVAEQFTGIPGRYIDIKDTIRSFAEILEGKHDHLPEQAFYLVGTIEDVQEKAKKLGY, from the coding sequence ATGGTCGAGGGACGAGTAAAACAAGTTTTGGGTCCCATTGTGGACGTTGAGTTTGAAAGCGGACAATTGCCTGCGATCTTTAATGCTTTAAAACTCACTAATCCGGGCATTGATAATCGCCCTGACAATCTCGTTTTAGAAGTTGCGCAACATCTTGGCGAAAACACCGTGCGCACAATTTCTATGGATTCAACTGAGGGTTTGGTTCGCGGTACAAAAGTAAAAGATACCGGAAATCAAATCATGATGCCTGTTGGTCGTGAAACATTGGGTCGAATTTTAAACGTTATCGGCGAACCTGTTGATGAAGCAGGCCCCATTAATGCAAAAAAACATAATCCTATTCATCGAGAAGCACCCACATTTGAAGAGCAATCCACAGAAGTTCAAATGCTTATGACCGGTATCAAAGTTGTTGATCTTTTAGCGCCGTATAGTCGCGGTGGTAAAATTGGTCTGTTTGGTGGCGCGGGTGTGGGCAAAACAGTTTTGATTCAAGAGCTCATTCGTAACATCGCAACTGAGCATGGTGGTTTCTCTGTATTCGCAGGAGTCGGAGAGCGAACCAGAGAAGGTAATGATTTATGGATGGAGATGAAAGAATCAGGCGTTTTAGCTAAAACCTCACTTGTATTTGGTCAGATGAACGAACCGCCTGGAGCGCGTGCTCGAGTTGCTTTGAGTGCATTAACTGTTGCTGAATATTTTCGCGACGAAGAACGTCAAGACGTACTCCTTTTCGTAGATAATATCTTTCGATTTACTCAAGCCGGTTCTGAGGTTTCTGCACTTTTGGGTCGTATTCCATCAGCTGTAGGTTATCAGCCCACATTGGCTACTGAAATGGGTGAACTTCAAGAGCGTATTACAACAACAAACAAAGGTTCTATTACTTCTGTTCAAGCGGTTTACGTTCCTGCGGATGACTACACTGACCCCGCACCCGCAACAACATTTGCCCATTTAGATGCGACCACTAACTTAAGTCGTCAAATTGCAGAGTTAGGAATTTACCCTGCGGTTGATCCTTTGGCTTCTACATCAAGAATTTTAACTCCAGATGTTGTGGGTGAAGAACATTACCGCGTAGCTCGCGAAGTTCAAAAAACACTTCAAACATACAAAGACCTTCAAGATATTATTGCGATTTTGGGTATGGATGAATTGAGTGAAGAACAAAGATTGATTGTTAATCGCGCCCGTAAGATTCAGCGCTTTTTAAGTCAACCGTTCTTTGTTGCTGAGCAATTTACCGGTATCCCGGGGCGTTACATCGATATTAAAGACACAATCAGAAGTTTTGCTGAAATTCTTGAAGGTAAACATGATCATTTGCCGGAGCAGGCGTTTTACTTGGTCGGCACCATTGAAGATGTTCAAGAAAAAGCAAAGAAGTTGGGATACTAA
- a CDS encoding ATP synthase F0 subunit B, which yields MEILAQLGVNQTLWIQLAFFIVAYLMLSNFLFKPYRRNLEYRKKNTSGTVEEATKLTASTEGLAMDYQGRMKRHNESAADIYNVLKSEGHAEEEKLLLQARERANLLIEQARKKISTDMVTAREGLRAQVPQLSSTIASQVLGRDIK from the coding sequence ATGGAAATACTCGCACAACTTGGCGTTAACCAAACTCTATGGATACAGCTGGCATTTTTTATTGTCGCCTATCTAATGCTTTCCAATTTTTTATTTAAGCCTTATCGGCGCAATCTAGAATACAGAAAAAAGAATACGAGCGGCACTGTTGAGGAAGCCACAAAACTTACAGCTTCAACAGAAGGTTTGGCGATGGATTATCAAGGTCGCATGAAACGTCATAATGAAAGTGCGGCTGATATATATAATGTTCTAAAGAGCGAGGGTCATGCAGAAGAAGAAAAACTTCTTCTGCAAGCGCGTGAACGTGCAAATTTATTAATTGAGCAGGCTAGAAAAAAAATCAGCACAGACATGGTCACAGCGCGTGAAGGTTTGAGAGCGCAGGTTCCACAATTAAGCAGCACCATAGCTAGTCAAGTATTGGGTCGGGACATCAAGTGA